In Molothrus aeneus isolate 106 chromosome 25, BPBGC_Maene_1.0, whole genome shotgun sequence, one DNA window encodes the following:
- the CD7 gene encoding T-cell antigen CD7, which translates to MFYFLRLRRRQGGGKEQSTDVISAWEGDSISITCPMNRSEYQLGMYLRVVRQNVNMIYCPKENSPQINPAFANRVESSKEGENLRITLHRLQESDSEIYKCIETLRIEEIHRKTIIVLVKAKSRRSLEQSPLHANPGQGQSVSITCVLNSSHADDKFHLLRTHVQPGTVLSVSNPNGSEVSPAFGNRLEYSREGNRIVLILHKLQEKDSDNYICAQEVKGFPLLSASGTMVLVKEVEQACEKSSWDFYALLMVVAVLFCALVCCTLYRVDVKKYFQTKKHNEVYEDMSYNSRRSTLVRTNTYSRGE; encoded by the exons GTGGAGGAAAAGAACAGTCCACAGACGTTATCAGTGCTTGGGAAGGAGACTCCATCAGCATAACTTGCCCAATGAATCGTTCAGAATATCAATTGGGAATGTACTTGAGAGTTGTCAGACAGAATGTCAATATGATATATTGTCCCAAGGAGAATTCTCCACAGATCAATCCTGCCTTTGCTAATCGTGTTGAGTCTTCAAAGGAAGGGGAGAACCTCAGGATAACCCTGCACAGGTTACAGGAGTCTGATTCTGAAATCTACAAATGCATAGAGACGTTAAGAATCGAGGAGATACATAGGAAGACAATCATAGTACTGGTCAAAG CAAAATCCAGAAGGTCTCTGGAGCAGTCACCACTCCATGCCAACCCTGGGCAAGGCCAGTCTGTCAGCATCACCTGTGTGTTGAACAGCTCACATGCAGATGATAAGTTCCACCTGCTCAGGACTCACGTGCAGCCTGGCACAGTTCTGTCTGTGTCAAATCCCAACGGGTCAGAGGTTTCTCCTGCCTTTGGGAATCGCTTGGAGTATTCAAGGGAAGGAAATAGAATTGTGTTGATTCTACAcaagctgcaggaaaaggacAGTGATAACTACATCTGTGCCCAGGAGGTGAAGGgtttccctctgctctctgcaagtGGCACCATGGTGCTGGTTAAAG AAGTGGAGCAGGCATGTGAGAAGAGCTCCTGGGATTTCTATGCCCTTCTCAtggtggtggctgtgctgtTCTGTGCCCTGGTGTGCTGCACCTTGTACCGTGTTGAT gtgaagaaatatttccagaCGAAAAAGCACAATGAGGTATATGAAGACATGTCCTACAACTCCAGACGGAGCACCCTGGTCAGAACCAACACCTATTCCAGAGGTGAATAA